Proteins encoded within one genomic window of Amycolatopsis nigrescens CSC17Ta-90:
- a CDS encoding FAD-dependent monooxygenase: protein MSEPRVAIVGAGIGGLTLALALRRHGIAAEVYEQALELQEVGAAVGLTANGTRLLERLGLGAGLEANGTMPAALVYRNWLDGRRIAEYRGAAEYVAQFGARMYGVHRAVFQRLLLDAVGDGVVRMAHQLTGIERAGGELRLEFADGASATADVLVGADGVHSTVRRWLTGGEHTARYSGTSAFRGLVPLDRLPALPEPDAIQFWMGPGAHLLHYRLGGEVNFLAVVEGPSRWHEPAWVVDVEPGANVAAFEGWHPAVTELVGGSTMHQRWALFAHEPLRHWVRDGVALLGDAAHAMLPHHGQGANQTIEDAVALADCLAAAEPRIALRRYERLRRARTRMVQHCSRQASPSLHLPDGPAARLRDSELAEPVEAFAWIHGYDVQRETGRVS from the coding sequence ATGTCCGAGCCGAGGGTGGCGATCGTCGGGGCCGGGATCGGCGGCCTGACACTGGCGCTGGCGTTGCGCCGGCACGGAATCGCCGCGGAGGTTTACGAGCAGGCGCTGGAACTGCAGGAAGTGGGTGCGGCGGTCGGGCTCACCGCGAACGGCACCCGGCTGCTCGAACGGCTCGGTCTCGGCGCGGGACTCGAAGCCAACGGCACCATGCCGGCCGCGCTGGTCTACCGGAACTGGCTGGACGGCAGGCGGATCGCCGAGTACCGGGGCGCGGCGGAGTACGTGGCGCAGTTCGGCGCGCGGATGTACGGGGTGCACCGGGCGGTGTTTCAGCGGCTGCTGCTGGACGCCGTCGGCGACGGGGTGGTCCGGATGGCCCATCAGCTGACCGGGATCGAACGGGCCGGCGGCGAACTGCGCCTCGAGTTCGCGGACGGTGCGAGCGCGACGGCGGACGTGCTGGTCGGTGCGGACGGGGTGCATTCCACCGTGCGCCGGTGGCTGACCGGCGGTGAGCACACCGCGCGCTACTCGGGCACCAGTGCGTTCCGCGGGCTGGTCCCGCTCGACCGGTTGCCCGCCTTGCCGGAGCCGGACGCGATCCAGTTCTGGATGGGCCCCGGCGCGCATCTGCTGCACTACCGGCTCGGCGGCGAGGTCAACTTTCTCGCGGTGGTCGAGGGGCCGTCCCGCTGGCACGAACCGGCCTGGGTGGTGGACGTCGAGCCGGGCGCGAACGTGGCCGCGTTCGAGGGCTGGCATCCGGCGGTGACCGAGCTGGTGGGCGGTAGCACGATGCATCAGCGCTGGGCCCTGTTCGCGCACGAGCCGTTGCGGCACTGGGTGCGCGATGGCGTGGCGCTGCTCGGCGACGCGGCGCACGCGATGCTGCCGCACCACGGGCAGGGCGCGAACCAGACCATCGAAGACGCGGTCGCGCTCGCCGACTGCCTCGCCGCGGCGGAGCCCCGGATCGCGCTGCGGCGCTACGAACGGCTGCGCCGCGCCCGCACCCGGATGGTGCAGCACTGTTCCCGGCAGGCTTCGCCGTCGCTGCACCTGCCGGACGGGCCCGCCGCGCGGCTTCGTGACAGTGAGCTGGCGGAGCCCGTCGAGGCGTTCGCCTGGATCCACGGGTACGACGTCCAGCGTGAAACAGGACGAGTGTCCTAG
- a CDS encoding TetR/AcrR family transcriptional regulator, with translation MCPERVLSPNQLWKQEQIVEAARVVLARDGLAGCTARAIAEAGPLTKSAIHYYFDDIDVLIDRAMAAQVNTFLTGLRELGARHQDPKARLFAVLEGYLDAFAGRSGAAFLWFEYWIAASRADHPQAIDAMLRSVTGLLTELLAAVDVEDPRARARALLSYLLGTIVQQRVRRRPFATLRAEIESLCLSDYG, from the coding sequence ATGTGTCCCGAACGCGTGCTCTCGCCCAACCAGCTGTGGAAGCAGGAACAGATCGTCGAGGCGGCCAGGGTGGTGCTGGCCAGGGACGGGCTGGCCGGCTGCACGGCGCGGGCGATCGCGGAGGCCGGGCCGCTGACCAAGAGCGCCATCCACTACTACTTCGACGACATCGACGTGCTGATCGACCGCGCGATGGCCGCGCAGGTGAACACCTTCCTGACCGGGCTGCGCGAGCTCGGTGCGCGGCACCAGGATCCGAAGGCCCGGCTGTTCGCGGTGCTGGAGGGTTATCTCGACGCGTTCGCCGGCCGGTCCGGGGCGGCCTTCCTCTGGTTCGAGTACTGGATCGCGGCCAGCCGCGCGGACCATCCGCAGGCCATCGACGCGATGCTGCGCTCGGTCACCGGGCTGCTCACCGAACTGCTCGCCGCGGTGGACGTGGAAGACCCGAGGGCGCGGGCCAGGGCCCTGCTCTCCTACCTGCTCGGCACGATCGTGCAGCAGCGCGTGCGGCGCCGGCCGTTCGCCACCCTGCGGGCCGAGATCGAGTCGCTCTGCCTTTCCGACTACGGCTAA
- a CDS encoding M14 family metallopeptidase, translating into MRKRRCLLAAVSAFALLAAGAAASPAIAAAPAPEAQSVQEVYEVFGTGSPQLRTKVAGTGVDVLTADDKSATVIATSAEAATLRSLGFTVESRGSFQRPVGPSAAAADFPAGDEGYHTYAETTAELQQAARDHAGLTALSSVGTSYEGRALNVLKISDNAGTDENEPEVLFTCNQHAREHLTTEMCLHIVQRFTDGYATNASIKNMVDSTEIYVVPNVNPDGSEYDISGGRYHMWRKNRQGQGTDPNRNWGYQWGCCGGSSGSPTSETYRGPSAFSAPETRAVSNWVNGRKIGGVQQIKAHIDFHTYSELVLWPYGYTYNDTAPGMTAAEQKRFADLGRQMAGTNNYTPQQSSDLYITDGSVNDWMWFNHKILSYTFEMYPRGSNPGFYPPDEVIGRETTRNDRAVDLLVGAAIGAPVGV; encoded by the coding sequence ATGCGGAAAAGACGTTGCTTGCTGGCAGCGGTTTCGGCGTTCGCACTGCTGGCGGCCGGTGCCGCGGCGAGTCCCGCGATCGCCGCCGCGCCTGCCCCCGAAGCACAGTCGGTGCAGGAGGTCTACGAGGTGTTCGGCACCGGTTCGCCACAGCTGCGGACCAAGGTCGCCGGCACCGGGGTGGACGTGCTGACCGCCGATGACAAGTCGGCCACGGTGATCGCCACCTCGGCCGAGGCCGCCACCCTGCGTTCACTCGGATTCACCGTGGAGTCACGCGGTTCCTTCCAGCGCCCGGTGGGACCGAGCGCGGCCGCCGCGGACTTCCCGGCTGGCGACGAGGGTTACCACACCTACGCGGAGACCACCGCCGAGCTGCAGCAGGCGGCCCGCGACCACGCCGGCCTGACCGCCCTGTCCAGCGTCGGCACTTCCTATGAGGGCCGCGCGCTGAACGTGCTGAAGATCAGCGACAACGCGGGTACCGACGAGAACGAGCCCGAGGTGCTGTTCACCTGCAACCAGCACGCCCGCGAGCACCTGACCACCGAGATGTGCCTGCACATCGTGCAGCGCTTCACCGACGGCTACGCGACCAACGCCTCGATCAAGAACATGGTCGACTCGACCGAGATCTACGTGGTGCCCAACGTGAACCCGGACGGCTCGGAGTACGACATCTCCGGCGGCCGCTACCACATGTGGCGCAAGAACCGGCAGGGCCAGGGCACGGACCCGAACCGGAACTGGGGCTACCAGTGGGGCTGCTGCGGCGGCTCCAGCGGCAGTCCGACCAGCGAGACCTACCGCGGCCCGTCCGCGTTCTCCGCGCCGGAGACCAGGGCGGTGTCCAACTGGGTCAACGGCCGCAAGATCGGCGGCGTGCAGCAGATCAAGGCGCACATCGACTTCCACACCTACTCGGAACTGGTGCTGTGGCCCTACGGCTACACCTACAACGACACCGCGCCGGGCATGACCGCCGCCGAGCAGAAGCGGTTCGCCGACCTCGGCCGTCAGATGGCGGGCACCAACAACTACACCCCGCAGCAGTCCAGCGACCTCTACATCACCGACGGCTCGGTGAACGACTGGATGTGGTTCAACCACAAGATCCTGAGCTACACCTTCGAGATGTACCCACGGGGCTCGAACCCCGGCTTCTACCCTCCGGACGAGGTGATCGGCCGGGAGACCACCCGTAACGACAGGGCGGTCGACCTGCTCGTCGGCGCGGCCATCGGCGCCCCCGTCGGCGTCTAA
- a CDS encoding gamma carbonic anhydrase family protein, which translates to MPLFSFEGTSPTVHPDAWIAPTATLIGDVIVEKNASIWYGAVIRADFGRIIIREGANIQDNSVIHVNESVCEVGKNATVGHLCLVHDCTIGEQALVGNGSTVLDQAQIGARALVAAGATVTPNSVVPPETIAMGNPAKKQVPLTDSARLWVDHNAAIYQQLADRHAAGIEPVEP; encoded by the coding sequence ATGCCGCTGTTTTCCTTCGAGGGCACCAGCCCCACCGTGCACCCGGACGCCTGGATTGCCCCGACCGCCACCCTGATCGGCGACGTCATCGTGGAGAAGAACGCGTCGATCTGGTACGGCGCCGTGATCCGTGCCGACTTCGGCCGGATCATCATCCGCGAGGGCGCCAACATCCAGGACAACTCGGTGATCCACGTGAACGAGTCCGTCTGCGAGGTCGGCAAGAACGCCACCGTCGGCCACCTGTGCCTGGTGCACGACTGCACGATCGGCGAACAGGCGCTGGTCGGCAACGGGTCCACCGTGCTGGACCAGGCGCAGATCGGCGCCCGCGCGCTGGTCGCCGCCGGTGCCACGGTGACGCCGAACTCGGTGGTGCCGCCGGAGACCATCGCGATGGGCAACCCGGCCAAGAAGCAGGTGCCGCTGACCGACTCGGCCCGGCTCTGGGTGGACCACAACGCGGCCATCTACCAGCAGCTCGCCGACCGCCACGCCGCCGGCATCGAGCCCGTCGAGCCCTGA
- the glyA gene encoding serine hydroxymethyltransferase, whose protein sequence is MTHQPALPTLAAADPEVAGLVEDEAKRQHEKIRLIASENYVSQAVLEATGTVLTNKYSEGYAGKRYYEGQQLIDQVETLAVERAKSVFGAAHANVQPYSGSPANLAAYLAFAKPGDKVLGMALPAGGHLTHGWSVSATGKWFEPVRYGVRKETGRVDLDEVRELALQHRPKLIFAGGTAIPRTIDFPAFAEIAREVDAVLVADIAHIAGLIAGGAHPSPVGHAPVITTTTHKTLRGPRGAMILSDEEHAKAIDKAVFPGLQGGPHNHTTAAIAVALGEAAKPEFREYAHAIVANAVALGEALSERGFELVSGGTDNHLLLVDLTSKQVGGKPAAQALDRAGIELNYNTVPFDPRKPFDPSGIRLGTSAITTRGLTPEHQPQIAEWIDRTVTAAATGDEATITGIAAEIRELLSAYPIPGYSA, encoded by the coding sequence ATGACCCACCAGCCAGCCCTTCCCACCCTCGCCGCCGCCGACCCGGAAGTCGCCGGGCTGGTCGAGGACGAGGCGAAACGCCAGCACGAGAAGATCCGGCTCATCGCGTCCGAGAACTACGTTTCGCAGGCCGTGCTCGAAGCGACCGGCACGGTGCTCACCAACAAGTACTCCGAGGGCTACGCCGGCAAGCGCTACTACGAGGGCCAGCAGCTGATCGACCAGGTGGAGACCCTCGCCGTGGAGCGGGCAAAGTCGGTGTTCGGCGCCGCGCACGCGAACGTGCAGCCCTACTCCGGCTCGCCCGCCAACCTGGCCGCCTACCTGGCGTTCGCCAAACCGGGCGACAAGGTGCTCGGCATGGCGCTGCCCGCGGGCGGGCACCTCACGCACGGCTGGAGCGTGTCCGCGACCGGCAAGTGGTTCGAGCCGGTGCGCTACGGGGTGCGCAAGGAGACCGGCAGGGTGGACCTGGACGAGGTGCGCGAGCTGGCCTTGCAGCACCGGCCGAAGCTGATCTTCGCCGGTGGCACCGCGATCCCGCGCACCATCGACTTCCCCGCGTTCGCGGAGATCGCCCGCGAGGTGGACGCGGTGCTGGTTGCCGACATCGCGCACATCGCCGGGCTGATCGCCGGTGGCGCGCATCCGTCGCCGGTCGGGCACGCGCCGGTGATCACCACGACCACGCACAAGACCCTGCGCGGCCCGCGCGGCGCGATGATCCTCTCCGACGAGGAGCACGCGAAGGCGATCGACAAGGCGGTGTTCCCCGGCCTGCAGGGCGGCCCGCACAACCACACCACGGCCGCGATCGCGGTGGCGCTCGGCGAGGCGGCCAAGCCGGAGTTCCGCGAGTACGCGCACGCGATCGTGGCGAACGCCGTGGCGTTGGGCGAGGCGCTCTCCGAACGCGGCTTCGAGCTGGTGTCCGGCGGCACCGACAACCACCTGCTGCTGGTCGACCTGACCAGCAAGCAGGTGGGCGGCAAGCCGGCCGCGCAGGCGCTGGACCGCGCCGGGATCGAGCTGAACTACAACACGGTGCCGTTCGACCCGCGCAAGCCGTTCGACCCGTCCGGCATCCGGCTCGGCACCTCGGCCATCACCACCCGCGGCCTGACCCCGGAGCACCAGCCGCAGATCGCCGAGTGGATCGACCGCACCGTCACCGCGGCCGCCACCGGCGACGAAGCGACCATCACCGGTATCGCTGCCGAGATCCGCGAGCTGCTCTCCGCCTACCCCATCCCCGGCTACTCCGCGTAA
- a CDS encoding inorganic diphosphatase, with protein MEFDVTIEIPKGERNKYEVDHKTGRIKLDRTLFTATQYPADYGFIDNTLGQDGDPLDVLVLVQEPTFPGCLIRCRAIGMFRMTDEKGPDDKVLAVPSDDPRLEHLRDIHHLNEFHKLEIEHFFQVYKDLEPAKSVEGSNWVGRGEAEAEIARSYERETDRLEKEAVTPTEH; from the coding sequence GTGGAGTTCGACGTCACGATCGAAATCCCCAAAGGGGAACGCAACAAGTACGAGGTGGACCACAAGACCGGGCGCATCAAGCTGGACCGCACCCTGTTCACCGCCACCCAGTACCCGGCCGACTACGGGTTCATCGACAACACCCTCGGCCAGGACGGCGATCCGCTCGACGTGCTGGTGCTCGTCCAGGAACCGACCTTCCCCGGCTGCCTGATCCGCTGCCGGGCGATCGGCATGTTCCGGATGACCGACGAGAAGGGCCCGGATGACAAGGTGCTCGCGGTGCCGTCGGACGACCCGCGGCTGGAGCACCTGCGCGACATCCACCACCTGAACGAGTTCCACAAGCTGGAGATCGAGCACTTCTTCCAGGTGTACAAGGACCTGGAGCCCGCCAAGAGCGTGGAGGGCTCCAACTGGGTCGGCCGCGGCGAGGCCGAGGCCGAGATCGCCCGTTCTTACGAGCGCGAAACCGACCGTCTCGAAAAAGAGGCCGTCACCCCCACCGAACACTGA
- the dacB gene encoding D-alanyl-D-alanine carboxypeptidase/D-alanyl-D-alanine endopeptidase, whose product MPEHDEPQWPSDDEDTGSEGGGKTAELPVSGFSMFEPQTVWVTKPQSQPPRRPAAPPPPDHRPPAAARQPVDQVQPVRRTPPPPQHQPEQQWPRQEPEQQPDPQYQQWPPQQSPPQQQPPQQQQPQQQPSQPQPPRPSHLGAPQPPMLPPVPAAPHAMPMRIEPTGELHPAEATTGADRPAPAAESAPAPAAVPKQPKQPKRKKRGLLIGGLALLLVIAVGVALALPYVSNRLGLPWAPNAPKGAVPQPVAVTRVLHGPSASAPAPTADGVAAALTGPAGNSLLATLTGSVLDPATGDVLWDRGSGQPLTPASTTKVLTVAAALLAMDPRTQFSTKVVQGAEPGTVVLVGGGDPTLSSLPEGKESLYPGAAHLDDLVAQVKASGVPVSKVQLDLSAYTGERTAPGWAPDDAPSTFMAPVTAAMLDGGRSDPNDDKSMRTGDPSGVLAQKFAERLGATAQPNRARAPGDAKVLAEVKSAPLTELTTGLLDISDNLLADAVARQTAIATGGEASFAGGAKATLDVLAQNGFDVTGAQLFDNSGLSTMNKVPAGVLSALLAVAAAPEGKDPRTAKLRPLLEGLPVAGGSGTLSGRYTDGAGAKGKGWVRAKTGTLDGANTLAGIVLDTDGRPLVFALMSSSTQDKDAVRKGLDAIAATLRGCGCR is encoded by the coding sequence GTGCCGGAGCACGATGAGCCGCAGTGGCCGTCGGACGACGAGGACACCGGGTCCGAGGGCGGCGGAAAGACCGCTGAGCTGCCGGTATCCGGGTTCTCCATGTTCGAGCCGCAGACGGTCTGGGTGACCAAGCCGCAGTCCCAGCCGCCGCGCCGGCCCGCCGCTCCGCCTCCGCCGGACCACCGGCCGCCCGCCGCCGCGCGGCAGCCGGTGGACCAGGTCCAGCCGGTGCGCCGGACGCCCCCGCCACCCCAGCACCAGCCGGAGCAGCAGTGGCCCCGGCAGGAACCGGAACAGCAGCCGGACCCGCAGTACCAGCAATGGCCGCCGCAGCAGTCACCGCCGCAACAACAACCGCCTCAGCAACAACAACCGCAGCAGCAACCGTCGCAGCCGCAGCCGCCGAGGCCGTCGCACCTCGGTGCGCCGCAGCCGCCGATGCTGCCGCCGGTCCCGGCCGCGCCGCACGCCATGCCGATGCGCATCGAGCCGACCGGCGAGCTGCACCCGGCCGAGGCCACCACCGGCGCCGACCGGCCCGCGCCCGCGGCCGAGAGCGCACCGGCTCCCGCGGCTGTGCCGAAACAGCCGAAACAGCCGAAGCGCAAGAAACGCGGTCTCCTGATCGGCGGACTGGCGTTGTTGCTGGTCATCGCGGTCGGCGTGGCGCTCGCGCTGCCGTACGTGTCCAACCGGCTCGGGCTGCCGTGGGCGCCGAACGCGCCGAAGGGCGCGGTGCCGCAGCCGGTCGCGGTCACCAGGGTGCTGCACGGACCGTCCGCCTCGGCGCCGGCGCCCACCGCGGACGGGGTCGCCGCCGCGCTGACCGGGCCCGCCGGCAACTCCCTGCTCGCCACCCTCACCGGCAGCGTGCTCGACCCGGCCACCGGAGACGTGCTCTGGGACCGCGGTTCCGGGCAGCCGCTGACCCCGGCCTCCACCACCAAGGTGCTCACGGTGGCCGCGGCGCTGCTCGCCATGGACCCCCGCACCCAGTTCTCCACCAAGGTGGTCCAGGGCGCCGAGCCGGGCACCGTGGTGCTGGTCGGCGGCGGCGACCCGACGCTGTCCTCGTTGCCGGAGGGCAAGGAGTCGCTCTATCCGGGCGCCGCCCACCTGGACGACCTGGTCGCGCAGGTGAAGGCGTCCGGCGTGCCGGTGAGCAAGGTGCAGCTCGATCTGAGCGCGTACACCGGGGAACGCACCGCGCCCGGCTGGGCGCCGGACGACGCGCCGTCCACCTTCATGGCGCCGGTGACCGCGGCCATGCTGGACGGCGGCCGCAGCGACCCGAACGACGACAAGTCCATGCGCACCGGCGACCCCTCCGGGGTGCTCGCGCAGAAGTTCGCGGAGCGGCTCGGCGCCACCGCGCAGCCGAACCGCGCGCGGGCGCCCGGTGACGCCAAGGTGCTCGCCGAGGTCAAGTCCGCCCCGCTCACCGAGCTGACCACCGGCCTGCTGGACATCTCGGACAACCTGCTCGCGGACGCCGTCGCCAGGCAGACCGCGATCGCGACCGGTGGCGAGGCGTCCTTCGCCGGCGGGGCGAAGGCGACGCTGGATGTATTGGCGCAGAACGGTTTCGACGTGACGGGCGCGCAGCTGTTCGACAACAGTGGACTGTCCACTATGAACAAGGTGCCGGCCGGGGTGCTGAGCGCGCTGCTCGCGGTGGCGGCCGCGCCAGAGGGCAAGGACCCGCGGACCGCCAAGCTGCGGCCGCTGCTGGAGGGGCTGCCGGTCGCCGGCGGCAGCGGCACGCTGTCCGGCCGCTACACCGACGGCGCCGGCGCCAAGGGCAAGGGCTGGGTGCGCGCCAAGACCGGCACCCTGGACGGCGCCAACACACTGGCCGGGATCGTGCTGGACACCGACGGCAGGCCGCTGGTCTTCGCGCTGATGTCCAGCTCGACCCAGGACAAGGACGCGGTGCGGAAGGGACTCGACGCGATCGCGGCGACCCTGCGAGGCTGCGGCTGCCGCTGA